Below is a window of Patescibacteria group bacterium DNA.
TCGCCGTGAAAATTCACGAGGCGGGTAGTCAGCTGCTTCGGCGCATTCGCGATTCGGCCGAAATTTTCCGTGAGCGGCTTAGCGGCGAACGCCAAAAACTCTGTACGCATTTGACCAATCAGCGTGCCATGCACTGCGAGTTCCTGATCCCAAAATTCCAGCTCGTCGGCTTGCGCTAAATTTTCAATGATGCGGGTGAGTAGGGCGTTGCGATTTTTCAGCGCTTTATTATAGGCATTGAGCGCGCGGAGATATTTCCGCGAAGTTTGCGCGAGCAGGATGTCGAGGTAGCGCCGCCGCAGGCTTGGCGTGAGCAGGAGCAGATTCAAATCTTCCGGCGCGAAACTTACAATCGGAAAATTCCCGACCAGTTCGCTCGCGGTAATCTTTTTGCCATTTAGCTTCAAACTCTTGGCAGCCGTCGTCACGGCGATTTCGATTTTCAGCCTCTCCGCTTGTGAATTCTCCGCTTGACCCTCGACGCGAAAAAAATCCGTTCCGATTTTACGCAAACTTTTTTCCGTATTCGTGCGGAAGCTTCGGCCGAAGGCGAGGAGCGCGATTGCCTCGAGGATGTTAGTTTTGCCTTGAGCATTTTTGCCGACGAAGGCATTCACGCGCGGCTCGAAAACGAGATCGAGTTGCTCGAAATTCCGAAAATTTTGCGCGTGCAGCGAAAGCAGTTTCACGCCAGTATTTTAATTGATAATTTGCTCCAGGCGCTGGCGGGCTGCTTCGTCGGGATCAGGTTCTGATTCAGAAAGCTCCAAATTCAATTTCTTCTCAGGTCTGATTTCAGGCGGTAAATCCGCGCAGGGCAAAACAAATTCGGTCGAACCATCGACCGTCACCAAAGTCGCTTTGCCGCGTGTGATTTTTTTGACGAAAAGTTCGAGTAATTTATAAGGCATCGAGAATCGCCAGAATTTTAGCAAGATATTCCGGCGACTCAATTAAATCTGGCAGCTCGGGACGGTCGACCCACTTCCATTCCACGACTTCAGCGTGATCCAGCTGGATGGCAGTATCGTCTGCGAGGAAGTCGGCGAGAAAAATATGGACTTCTTGCCCGCGAAATTTTTCCAAGCGTGGATCAATTTCAATGTTGTCCGGCCAGTCGTAAAAATAAATGCCGCGCTCGCCGAGAATTTTGATTTGATCCGTCCCGACTTCTTCCCGAAACTCGCGCAGACCGGCTTCCAAAAAACTTTCATCGCCTTCGACGCCGCCTTGCGGTAGCTGCCAGGCGTGATGTTCACGCGGTTTGCGCACGAGCAAAAATTTCCCATTTCTGCGTGCGAGAATCGAAGCGTTGAGACGAAACGGTTTCATCGGACTGCCAAAATTATGCCGCCGAAAATTAGCGCAATGCCGAAAATCTGCGGGAAGCTGAGTGTCTCGCGCAGGATGAAAAAAGAAAGCGCGAGGACGATGGCGAAAGTTCCGCCGACGAAAGCCGGGTAGCCGATTGCGAGATTCGTGCGTTGCAAAAAGAGCGCGTAAAAAACGACATTCATGCCGAAGAGGAAAATCGCGAGCCAAAACAGCGGCTCGCGCAGTGTCGCGAGGGAAGCGAGGTGAGCGGTTCTCTCGCCGAGGAGTTTCAGCGCGAAGCTGGCGAAGCCATTAAACGCGATGCCGACGATAAAAATCAGGTAACTCATGGCGTGAATTTTACTGCAAAAACCCACCAGAAATATTCACTCGAAAATTGCGGGCAACTTCTCGCATCACCGGATTTAAATTTGGCTTGTAGTGTGAAGCTGACTCCGTCCAAAATTTTCGTGTCTCCAATTTTCAAACTCGTGTCGGCGAGCGGCAGGACATTCGATTTTCGCCAGTCAGGATATTCGCGGTACATTTCTTCCTCCAGCACGAAAAAATTTGGTTGTTCGTTTTTCAAAAATTGCAGTTGGTCACCGGATTGCACGAAAGGAATTGCGCGGGCATCAAGTGTGCCGTCGAGCGAAAGCATTCGGCGTTCACCAAAAAAAGCGGACTGGTCGACTTCTTTCAGCGCGATCAGGCTGTCGGCGGGCGTATTGTCGCGCAGCCATAGTCCGACGCCACGGCGCGTTTGGTCAAGGAAAGGCTGCTCGCAGCTCGTGATTGACGCGCGGCGTTCCAAAAATTGTTGACCGGAAATCAGGAGACTTCCCAAAACTACCAAAACTAAAATGGGTGTTTGCCACTTTTTGGGTAAGCGAAAAACTCCGAGAATTGAAATCAGATAAAAAAACGGCAGAGCCGCGAGAATGTAGCGGTAGCCTTCCGTCGTCGGGAAAATCACCGAGAAGAAAATCGCGTGAAAAGCGAGCCACGCGAAGATTGGCCACCAGACTACACGGTCAGATTTTCCGCGGTGCCAAAAGAATAACAGGAAAAAAGGCGTAAGCGGTAATAACTTCGTCACGAGAATTTTCGGAATTTCGAGTGTGAAGAAAATGCCGCCAAGTTCCTGCGCCCACTGTCGCGCGCGCAGAATCCGTGCAATCGTCGAGGGAAAAATCGAGCCGGTGTTCGCGAAAAGCCAAAAGTAGTAAGGCGCGAAAATTAACGCGGCAGGCAGGCCGACTGTCAGCAGCGCGCGCCATTTTTTCTGCGCGAGTAGT
It encodes the following:
- a CDS encoding glycosyltransferase family 39 protein is translated as MKKFLARIPNSAWLALLILLAFAQVYFLRNVVMGDAFIHFVFARGIADGQFFFYNGQFSAGSTSPFWSLLLAPVWKIFGIQIIWAVKILASFFVALAIVLAFKFAHKISQNRVASLTAAALLATNFVLPFWAAKGMETPLFVCLVLGSFLVYLEILKRARTLWWEIFLGLILGVAILTRPEAWFLTAFLGLGLLAQKKWRALLTVGLPAALIFAPYYFWLFANTGSIFPSTIARILRARQWAQELGGIFFTLEIPKILVTKLLPLTPFFLLFFWHRGKSDRVVWWPIFAWLAFHAIFFSVIFPTTEGYRYILAALPFFYLISILGVFRLPKKWQTPILVLVVLGSLLISGQQFLERRASITSCEQPFLDQTRRGVGLWLRDNTPADSLIALKEVDQSAFFGERRMLSLDGTLDARAIPFVQSGDQLQFLKNEQPNFFVLEEEMYREYPDWRKSNVLPLADTSLKIGDTKILDGVSFTLQAKFKSGDARSCPQFSSEYFWWVFAVKFTP
- a CDS encoding DNA replication/repair protein RecF, translating into MKLLSLHAQNFRNFEQLDLVFEPRVNAFVGKNAQGKTNILEAIALLAFGRSFRTNTEKSLRKIGTDFFRVEGQAENSQAERLKIEIAVTTAAKSLKLNGKKITASELVGNFPIVSFAPEDLNLLLLTPSLRRRYLDILLAQTSRKYLRALNAYNKALKNRNALLTRIIENLAQADELEFWDQELAVHGTLIGQMRTEFLAFAAKPLTENFGRIANAPKQLTTRLVNFHGEEISVEKYLANLTKMRAKDLRFGVTNYGVHRADLVFEIDGELLSENGSRGEIRSSVLALKFVELEFLEKILGEKPVLLLDDVFSELDASRQKSLMQMIRSHQTFLTTTKLEHLDVLDEKTVWQIENGAARKI
- a CDS encoding NUDIX domain-containing protein — translated: MKPFRLNASILARRNGKFLLVRKPREHHAWQLPQGGVEGDESFLEAGLREFREEVGTDQIKILGERGIYFYDWPDNIEIDPRLEKFRGQEVHIFLADFLADDTAIQLDHAEVVEWKWVDRPELPDLIESPEYLAKILAILDAL